Part of the Bacillus andreraoultii genome is shown below.
GTGATACAAATAACAAGGTCTAACTCAGCATCAACTGCTTCGATAATTGCATCCGCGGCAAATGGCGCAGGTACATAAATAACAGAAGCCGTTGCACCAGTTGTTTTTACTGCTTCACTGACTGTATTAAAAACTGGAACTCCTTCGATTTCAGTACCACCTTTACCTGGAGAAGTACCTCCAACAATTTTTGTTCCGTATTCGATCATCTGTTTTGTATGAAAAAGTGCTGTTTTTCCAGTTATTCCTTGGACGATGACCTTCGTGTCTTTATTTATGAAAACACTCATTGATTTCCCCCACTCTCTTTCATTTGTCCAAAATTTATATTTTCATTGATTTATCCTCATATTCAATTAAACTAAATCAACAATTTTTTGTGCGCCATCTGCCATAGATTCAGCGGAAACAATATTCAATCCGGATTCATGTAATATTTTCTTACCTAAATCAACATTTGTTCCTTCAAGACGTACTACTAAAGGAACAGATAAGCCAATTTGTTTAGCAGCCTCTACGACACCAGTTGCGATAACATCACATTTCATAATACCGCCAAATATGTTGACAAATATCCCTTTAACATTCGTATCTGACAAAATAATTTTAAACGCTTCCGTAACTTTTTCAGCAGTAGCGCCACCACCAACATCAAGGAAATTTGCCGGTTCACCACCATAATATTTAATAATATCCATCGTGGCCATCGCCAGTCCGGCTCCATTTACCATACAACCAATATTTCCGTTTAACTTAATGTAGCTTAAATCATATTTAGATGCTTCAATTTCTTTCGGATCTTCCTCGTCTAAATCTCGGTATTCTAAAATATCATTATGACGATACAGTGCATTGCTATCAAAGTTTAATTTTGCATCGAGCGCCATTACTTTTCCATCACCTGTTACAACAAGTGGATTAATTTCTGCAATTGAGCAATCCTTTTCTACAAAAACCGTATATAATCCTGTCATAAACTTAACTGCTTGATTAACAAGCTCTTTTGGAATGCCAATATTAAATGCTACTCTTCTCGCTTGAAACGGTGCAAGACCGATTAACGGATCAATAACTTCTTTATGAATTTTTTCTGGTGTTTTTTCTGCAACTTCTTCAATTTCAGTCCCACCCTCACTTGAAGCCATTAAAGTTACTCGAGACGTTGCACGATCTAAAACGAAACCAATATAGTATTCTTTTTTAATATCACAGCCCTCTTCAATGAGTAAGCGTTTAACTTCCTTACCTTCAGGACCCGTTTGGTGTGTAACGAGAGTTTTGCCTAAAATTTCATTTGCATATGTACGAACTTCATCTAAACTCTTCGCAACTTTTACTCCACCCGCTTTACCACGACCACCTGCATGGATTTGCGCTTTAACGACAACAACATTACTATCCAATTCCTTTGCTGCTTCGACTGCTTCATCTACAGTAAAGGCGACTTTCCCATTAGGAACAGAAACACCATATTTTCTAAGGAGTTCTTTTCCTTGGTATTCATGAATATTCATAATCCATCCTCCTGTCATAACAAAATTAAGCTTTGCATATCAATTGTAATATAATATTTGAAAAATTGTCTAGTTTTATGCAAAAATATCTTTCTTCATGTCTAGTTTTTTCGCAATTATACATAAACAAAAAGGGAAGATTCATTTAATCACCCTGTTTTTGTTTATCAATTAAATAGATAAAAGCAAATACTTCTGCTACCGCTCTAAATAATTCTTCTGGTATTGTCTCATTTATGTTTATTTTTTCTAATAGTTCGAGTAAGGCTTCGTCTTCATAAACTGGAACATGGTATTTTTTTGCTTCTTGTAAAATTTTTTCTGCTACAAATCCCCTTCCTTTTGCCTTAACAACTGGAGCATCATGCTTTTTATCATCATATTTTAAAACAACGGCTTCTTTATTTTGTTCCTTCTTATTCAAATTTTCACATCCAAACTCCCCGGTTGTATCGTTTGGACAACCTCATTTGTACTTTTTCTATCATTTTCGTCTATACTATCAAATTTCAAGGAAACAAGCGTGTAATTTATTTTTTCTAAGTTATCATTTAAAACTCGAGTAAAAGGGGAAGCTAATATTTCCATGTTTTTCATTCCACTTAAAATATGAATACTTATCTTCCGGTTTTGAACATACATTCGAGAAATCACTTTACCGACATTTGGCATATCGAGATCAAGAATAATATTACAATAGTCCGGATCAAGTATTCCATCATCTCTTTTCTTACCTATAAATTGAATAGACGTATCCATTAGTTTTTCCTTAAAGGGGATAGGTAAAGTAATCATTAATTGAAGAAAATCATTTTTGTCTATATTATTTAGTTGAATTCCGTTTAGTCTATTCAGTACTTTTTCTGCATCTATTTTCACTTGATTGCCTACGTGATTTAATTGTAATATTTTTACTAATTCACTATTTAACCGAATGCTTTCTTCACTACCTTCTTTATCTACTCTCTCTTTAAAAGAAAATAAGTTCGTTAAATGGTGAAGTACCCGAAAAACATCGTTGCCCTTTCCCCAGTTTGTATTTGAAAATGAATTGGAATCTGCCCGTTTGGTTAATAATAATTCCAGCTCTTTTAAGAGTGGTAAATTTTGAATTCTTTCATCGTTATTTAGACTGAAAAACAAATGCTCTATCATTGATGATAAAGGAACCCCATTTTTTAAAGAATATAAGCTATTAAAAATATTATTTGTTAACGGCAAATGTTCCTTTAACATAAATTTAACTGTTTCAATTACTTTATTTACATCTGTTTCTTGATGAATCCAATTCGCACATTTATTAAGAATCGTTTTGTCAAAAGGAAGATTTTGCTCGTTCCAAAGAACTAGTAATTGCTTCATCCTACTATGATTAGGTAATTTTAAATATGATAATAAGGAATCATAATGATGAATGTTTTCTAACACTTTTAATTGTACTTTTCCTTCTGTATTCATTACTTCAAACCAATAATCTTTTTGAACATCGAGTGGCGCTTCAATTTTAGCAACAATTATTTCATGACCAATTTGTAATCGTGCATGACCAAACTGATCAATGTAATGAACTTTGCCATATAAAATTTGCCCCGGTTTAAAAGAACTGGGGCCGCTAATTTCTTTCGTTGTTAAGGTGTTCGTTAATTTCATCGAATTAATATTCATG
Proteins encoded:
- the sucC gene encoding ADP-forming succinate--CoA ligase subunit beta, with product MNIHEYQGKELLRKYGVSVPNGKVAFTVDEAVEAAKELDSNVVVVKAQIHAGGRGKAGGVKVAKSLDEVRTYANEILGKTLVTHQTGPEGKEVKRLLIEEGCDIKKEYYIGFVLDRATSRVTLMASSEGGTEIEEVAEKTPEKIHKEVIDPLIGLAPFQARRVAFNIGIPKELVNQAVKFMTGLYTVFVEKDCSIAEINPLVVTGDGKVMALDAKLNFDSNALYRHNDILEYRDLDEEDPKEIEASKYDLSYIKLNGNIGCMVNGAGLAMATMDIIKYYGGEPANFLDVGGGATAEKVTEAFKIILSDTNVKGIFVNIFGGIMKCDVIATGVVEAAKQIGLSVPLVVRLEGTNVDLGKKILHESGLNIVSAESMADGAQKIVDLV
- a CDS encoding EscU/YscU/HrcU family type III secretion system export apparatus switch protein; protein product: MNKKEQNKEAVVLKYDDKKHDAPVVKAKGRGFVAEKILQEAKKYHVPVYEDEALLELLEKININETIPEELFRAVAEVFAFIYLIDKQKQGD